The Streptomonospora litoralis genome window below encodes:
- a CDS encoding PLD nuclease N-terminal domain-containing protein: MPVQRTALLSELAQGVGAAFGLLVSGLLLAAYVALVAGALVSVLASGLGGGMKFVWAVFIFCAPILGPLCWFLIGRKHVSAQVS; this comes from the coding sequence ATGCCGGTACAGCGCACCGCTCTGCTGTCCGAACTCGCGCAGGGCGTCGGAGCGGCGTTCGGCCTGCTGGTGTCCGGGCTGCTCCTCGCGGCTTATGTGGCCCTCGTCGCGGGGGCGCTCGTCAGCGTCCTGGCATCCGGGCTCGGCGGCGGCATGAAATTCGTGTGGGCCGTCTTCATTTTCTGCGCGCCGATCCTCGGACCGCTCTGCTGGTTCCTCATCGGCCGCAAGCACGTGTCGGCCCAGGTGAGCTGA
- a CDS encoding FkbM family methyltransferase, with translation MSTLRRRILDVLPKVKVHVRDLEPGTALLSRRGDHRVTPVGPKSWLVSRSKDSLAKAMSRTLGGDAAAREWRPVPLGPGARLLVDDDQPGGDEWHMHKAAQDYLAERHVAALLRHYRVNCVFDVGANVGQYARRLRKHGYTGRIVSFEPVGAIAEKLREAAADDPDWWVYPNALGREERVDNINVVQGSMSSLLGPTEFGNQRYKRFRNTSEEEIVVRRLDALMDEALKGIDDPRPYLKLDTQGYDLEAFGGAGKRSADFVGLQSEVALMQIYEGMPRMHEAIAAYEADGFEITGMFPVTREEATGRVLEFDCVMVRADALGE, from the coding sequence ATGTCAACGCTGCGCCGACGAATCCTTGACGTACTTCCCAAGGTCAAAGTCCATGTGCGCGACCTCGAACCGGGGACTGCGCTGCTCTCGCGCCGCGGCGACCACCGGGTGACTCCCGTAGGCCCGAAGTCCTGGCTGGTCAGCCGCAGCAAGGACAGCCTCGCCAAGGCGATGTCCCGAACACTCGGCGGCGACGCCGCCGCCCGGGAATGGCGCCCCGTCCCGCTCGGCCCCGGAGCCCGCCTGCTGGTCGACGACGACCAGCCCGGCGGCGACGAATGGCACATGCACAAGGCCGCGCAGGACTACCTCGCCGAGCGGCATGTGGCCGCGTTGCTCCGGCATTACCGGGTGAACTGCGTCTTCGACGTGGGCGCAAACGTGGGGCAATACGCACGCCGGCTGCGCAAGCACGGCTACACCGGGCGGATCGTCTCCTTCGAGCCGGTTGGGGCGATCGCGGAGAAACTGCGCGAGGCGGCCGCCGACGATCCGGACTGGTGGGTCTATCCCAACGCGCTGGGCCGCGAGGAGCGTGTCGACAACATCAACGTGGTGCAGGGCTCGATGAGTTCGCTGCTGGGGCCGACCGAGTTCGGCAACCAGCGCTACAAGCGGTTCCGCAACACCTCGGAGGAGGAGATCGTCGTCCGCCGATTGGACGCGCTGATGGACGAGGCGCTGAAGGGCATCGACGACCCCCGGCCCTACTTGAAGCTCGACACCCAGGGCTACGACCTCGAAGCCTTCGGGGGCGCGGGTAAGCGGTCCGCGGACTTCGTGGGCCTGCAGTCGGAGGTCGCCCTGATGCAGATCTACGAGGGAATGCCGCGCATGCACGAGGCGATCGCCGCATACGAGGCCGACGGTTTCGAGATCACGGGCATGTTCCCGGTGACACGCGAGGAGGCCACCGGCCGCGTGTTGGAATTCGACTGCGTCATGGTGCGCGCCGACGCCCTCGGCGAGTAG
- a CDS encoding SDR family oxidoreductase, whose product MSSKDKPAGVRPESPVALVTGASGGLGKALAAELDRLGCRVAVHYNSSEEAARKLQGELRNDSVLVTGDVGSYEAVTAFMERITGELGPVDVLVNNGAVRKDAAMAMQSPQDWAQVIQTNLVGPFHTARAAVPAMLRNRWGRVVNIVSPSALVATAGQTAYASSKAGLIGLTRTLAAECGRRGVTVNALSPGFMPTTMTEGLSERVVSDIRDKAPVPRFVEPEEVAETMGLLLSQDCMTGQVISVDSGVSIM is encoded by the coding sequence ATGAGCAGTAAGGACAAGCCCGCAGGAGTGCGTCCCGAGAGCCCGGTGGCCCTGGTCACCGGCGCATCGGGAGGACTCGGGAAGGCGCTGGCCGCGGAGCTGGACCGGCTCGGGTGCCGTGTCGCCGTGCACTACAACTCGTCAGAGGAGGCCGCGCGCAAGCTGCAGGGCGAGCTGCGCAACGACTCGGTCCTGGTCACCGGCGACGTGGGGTCCTACGAGGCGGTCACCGCGTTCATGGAGCGCATCACCGGCGAACTCGGCCCGGTGGACGTCCTCGTCAACAACGGCGCGGTCCGCAAGGACGCCGCGATGGCGATGCAGTCGCCGCAGGACTGGGCGCAGGTCATCCAGACCAACCTGGTGGGCCCCTTCCACACGGCGCGCGCCGCCGTGCCCGCCATGCTGCGGAACCGGTGGGGACGGGTGGTCAACATCGTCTCGCCCTCCGCCCTCGTCGCCACCGCGGGCCAGACCGCCTACGCGTCGTCCAAGGCGGGGCTGATCGGTCTGACCCGGACGCTGGCGGCGGAGTGCGGGCGGCGGGGGGTGACCGTCAACGCCCTGTCGCCCGGGTTCATGCCCACCACGATGACCGAGGGCCTGTCGGAGCGAGTCGTCTCCGACATCCGCGACAAGGCGCCCGTGCCGCGCTTCGTCGAACCCGAGGAGGTCGCCGAGACCATGGGGCTCCTGCTGTCCCAGGACTGCATGACCGGCCAGGTCATCAGTGTCGACAGCGGCGTCTCCATCATGTGA
- a CDS encoding 3-oxoacyl-ACP synthase III family protein produces the protein MTADAVSGFGIAGWGTALPERVVSNAELAQRFGVDEDWIVSRCGIRERRAVEPGQTTASLAVEAGRDALAKAGLDGADIAHLMVATATPEQPSPATSAFVHHELGIAGSAHDLNAECAGFVYGVVSAMALMALDPRPVLLIGSDTHTLTVRPDDRDLGILVGDGAGALVLTPRPDHVVRGWNLGADGSCSSSLKVLAGGSRLPTTAETVREGLHYARINGNEIYLNAVRYTVETVRQTLESAKVEPADVDHVIPHQANIRIINSVLQHTGLPPERLVSNLDRYGNTASASVPLALAEALDAGRIREGQLVLLAGFGAGMTWGSVLLEWGGR, from the coding sequence ATGACGGCCGATGCGGTGAGCGGATTCGGCATCGCCGGCTGGGGCACGGCCCTGCCGGAGCGGGTCGTCTCCAACGCCGAGCTGGCGCAGCGTTTCGGCGTCGACGAGGACTGGATCGTCAGCCGCTGCGGCATCCGCGAACGGCGCGCCGTCGAGCCCGGGCAGACCACCGCGTCGCTGGCCGTCGAGGCCGGCCGCGACGCGCTGGCCAAGGCGGGCCTGGACGGTGCCGACATCGCCCACCTGATGGTCGCCACCGCCACCCCCGAGCAGCCGTCCCCGGCGACGTCGGCCTTCGTCCACCACGAGCTCGGTATCGCCGGTAGCGCCCACGACCTCAACGCCGAGTGCGCCGGTTTCGTCTACGGTGTGGTGTCGGCCATGGCCCTGATGGCCCTGGACCCGCGCCCCGTCCTGCTGATCGGGTCCGACACCCATACGCTCACGGTCCGGCCCGACGACCGGGACCTGGGCATCCTGGTGGGCGACGGGGCCGGCGCACTGGTGCTGACCCCCCGGCCCGACCACGTGGTCCGGGGATGGAACCTCGGCGCCGACGGCTCGTGCAGCTCCAGTCTGAAGGTCCTCGCCGGCGGCAGCCGGCTGCCCACGACGGCGGAGACCGTGCGCGAAGGGCTGCACTACGCGCGGATCAACGGCAACGAGATCTATCTGAACGCGGTGCGCTACACCGTCGAGACCGTGCGCCAGACCCTGGAATCGGCCAAGGTCGAACCGGCCGACGTCGACCACGTCATCCCGCACCAGGCCAACATCCGGATCATCAACTCGGTCCTGCAGCACACCGGGCTGCCGCCGGAGCGGTTGGTGTCCAATCTGGACCGCTACGGCAACACCGCATCGGCGTCGGTCCCCCTCGCCCTCGCGGAGGCCCTGGACGCCGGACGCATCCGCGAGGGGCAGCTGGTGCTCCTCGCCGGATTCGGCGCCGGCATGACGTGGGGGTCCGTGCTCCTGGAGTGGGGCGGCCGGTGA
- a CDS encoding class I SAM-dependent methyltransferase translates to MTTASAEETASRVNPDVDAIRHHYEVGNDFYRLLLGPTMMYSGGYWEPGEGLREALDRAQERKLDAFADLAGASGAKRVLDIGCGWGTLLDRLTTVHGVGRGVGLTLSRTQQEFVHGLGNERIEARVESWEEHEAEEPYDAAFSLNSLEHFVHSSLPPRERTKRYRAFFGRVHKALRPGAGFVLHTMTAEALPMNRALLDDLKFLQRSEFEGCHIPHLHEISLGMEGLFDVVEIRNERESFAKACRAWLELLAQRRDEAVALEGEDVVARFERYLDIFAYTLEDRFFNNFRITVERRS, encoded by the coding sequence ATGACGACGGCTTCGGCGGAGGAAACCGCCAGTCGGGTCAACCCCGACGTCGACGCGATCAGACACCACTACGAGGTGGGCAACGACTTCTACCGGCTCCTGCTGGGCCCGACGATGATGTACTCGGGCGGCTACTGGGAGCCCGGCGAGGGCTTGCGCGAGGCCCTGGACCGCGCCCAGGAGCGCAAGCTCGACGCCTTCGCCGACCTCGCCGGGGCATCCGGCGCCAAGCGGGTGCTGGACATCGGCTGCGGGTGGGGCACCCTGCTCGACCGGCTGACGACGGTCCACGGCGTGGGCCGCGGGGTGGGGCTGACGCTCAGCCGGACCCAGCAGGAGTTCGTGCACGGGCTCGGCAACGAGCGGATCGAGGCCCGCGTCGAGAGCTGGGAGGAGCACGAGGCCGAGGAGCCCTACGACGCCGCGTTCTCCCTCAACTCGCTGGAGCACTTCGTCCACTCCAGCCTGCCGCCGCGGGAGCGGACGAAGCGGTACCGCGCCTTCTTCGGCCGCGTCCACAAGGCGCTGCGCCCCGGCGCCGGGTTCGTACTGCACACCATGACGGCCGAGGCGCTGCCGATGAACCGCGCCCTGCTGGACGACCTGAAATTCCTGCAGCGCTCGGAATTCGAAGGCTGCCACATTCCGCACCTGCACGAGATATCGCTGGGCATGGAAGGGCTTTTCGACGTCGTCGAGATCCGCAACGAGCGCGAGTCGTTCGCCAAGGCCTGCCGCGCGTGGCTGGAGCTGCTCGCGCAGCGCAGGGACGAGGCCGTGGCCCTGGAGGGCGAGGACGTGGTGGCGCGGTTCGAGCGCTATCTGGACATCTTCGCCTACACGCTGGAAGACCGTTTTTTCAACAATTTCCGTATCACCGTCGAGCGCCGTTCCTAA
- a CDS encoding flavin-containing monooxygenase, with translation MTTASHDIRLDEPEIRESHRESATGGPGRHLRVAVVGSGFSGLGTAIRLLQEGITDFLVFERDHEVGGTWRDNTYPGCQCDVMSHLYSFSFARNPGWKSTYGRQEELFAYLRDCADRFGARPHIRFGHEVLDARWDEDVRRWRIETSQGEYTAGVLVTGAGYLSEPAVPDVPGLAGFEGPVFHSSRWDHDFDLDGKRVAVIGTGASAIQFVPKIQPQVGRLDLYQRTPPWIGPKNDKPTGAVQSWMLHNVPGYQRFRRNFNMWGREFLAFVMSRPKMAARMQSMASNHLDKSVPDPELRARLRPDYVMACKRLLFSNTYYPAVQQDNVELITDGIDHVRPGSIVTADGREREIDAIILGTGFRATDQPITERVHGRGGEQLREVWRREGISAHRGTTVPGFPNLFMMLGPNTTLGHSSQVVMIEAQIKYLLSALKHMARTGVDSVEVRPEAHRAWNERLAASLDGTVWNAGNCRSWYLDEHGRNPSIWPTYTWRFRRATKRFDPGEYSLARTAGSGLPHVRPSLIQE, from the coding sequence ATGACAACCGCGTCGCACGACATCCGACTCGACGAGCCCGAGATCCGCGAATCGCACCGGGAGTCCGCGACGGGCGGGCCGGGCCGGCACCTGCGGGTGGCGGTCGTCGGAAGCGGCTTCTCCGGGCTCGGTACGGCCATCCGGCTGCTCCAGGAGGGCATCACGGACTTCCTGGTCTTCGAGCGCGACCACGAGGTGGGCGGCACCTGGCGGGACAACACCTATCCGGGCTGCCAGTGCGACGTCATGTCGCACCTGTACTCGTTCTCCTTCGCGCGCAATCCGGGCTGGAAGAGCACCTACGGCCGCCAGGAGGAGCTGTTCGCCTACCTGCGCGACTGCGCCGACCGGTTCGGCGCGCGCCCGCACATCCGCTTCGGCCACGAAGTGCTCGACGCCCGCTGGGACGAGGACGTCCGGCGGTGGCGGATCGAGACCTCGCAGGGCGAGTACACGGCTGGGGTCCTGGTCACCGGAGCCGGATACCTGAGCGAGCCCGCCGTTCCCGACGTACCCGGACTGGCCGGCTTCGAGGGGCCGGTGTTCCACTCGTCGCGCTGGGACCACGACTTCGACCTGGACGGCAAGCGCGTCGCCGTGATCGGCACCGGCGCCTCGGCGATCCAGTTCGTGCCCAAGATCCAGCCGCAGGTGGGCCGCCTGGACCTCTACCAGCGCACCCCGCCCTGGATCGGGCCGAAGAACGACAAGCCCACCGGGGCGGTGCAGTCCTGGATGCTGCACAACGTCCCCGGCTACCAGCGGTTCCGCCGCAACTTCAACATGTGGGGGCGCGAGTTCCTCGCGTTCGTGATGTCCCGGCCCAAGATGGCCGCCCGCATGCAGAGCATGGCCAGCAACCACCTGGACAAGAGCGTGCCCGACCCCGAGCTGCGCGCCCGGCTGCGGCCCGACTACGTCATGGCCTGCAAGCGGCTGCTGTTCTCCAACACCTACTATCCCGCCGTCCAGCAGGACAACGTCGAGCTGATCACCGACGGCATCGACCACGTGCGCCCGGGCTCTATCGTGACGGCCGACGGGCGCGAGCGCGAGATCGACGCCATCATCCTGGGCACCGGCTTCCGGGCCACCGACCAGCCGATCACCGAGCGCGTCCACGGCCGCGGCGGCGAGCAGCTGCGCGAGGTGTGGCGGCGGGAGGGGATCTCCGCGCACCGCGGCACGACGGTCCCCGGTTTTCCGAACCTGTTCATGATGCTGGGCCCCAACACCACCCTGGGCCATTCCTCGCAGGTGGTGATGATCGAGGCGCAGATCAAGTACCTGCTGAGCGCGCTGAAGCACATGGCCCGAACCGGCGTGGACAGCGTCGAAGTCCGCCCCGAAGCCCACCGGGCGTGGAACGAGCGGCTCGCCGCCTCGCTGGACGGCACGGTGTGGAACGCCGGCAACTGCCGGAGCTGGTACCTCGACGAGCACGGCCGCAACCCCTCCATCTGGCCCACCTACACCTGGCGCTTCCGCCGAGCCACGAAGCGCTTCGACCCGGGCGAGTACTCGCTCGCCCGCACCGCCGGCTCCGGCCTCCCCCACGTACGACCGAGCCTGATCCAGGAGTGA
- a CDS encoding FAD-binding protein: protein MTVELSRRNVLTGMALTAVGWSVSSQSWAVADTRGSDVVPLPELDGRVETSASATSGFGHDFGRMITGDPWGVLRPGSVRDIQKIVRYARKNELKVAVNGRSGTGDDLESHSSYGQALVPGGIAIDARGLSKILDVDSERAVVEAGVTWAQLTDAALEKGLTPPALTDYLHLSVGGTLSVGGIGGTVREHGLQVDTVESVDVVTGEGRLEHASPWRNADLFYAVLAGGGQCGIIVRATVKMQRAPERALMCSLFYTDRDTWMADSERIMRTRRFDAQAGEMLLNPEGTGWMYKIEGVAFHKEGKAPDTDRLLRGLRDDRGSADIQKMSYRDYAFRLDPYEAYLKDAGYWKAAKPWLSLFLPASKTDRFLREAERELDAADIGAGFLLVYPYKTRKITRPLAVQPDEREGYLFDLLRFPAPDGSDIEGMLRQNRRLHDTAVRMGAKRYLVGAIPDMSRRDWREHFGHHYWWFRFAKRRHDPDNVLTPGQGFFG, encoded by the coding sequence ATGACTGTCGAACTCTCACGCCGCAACGTATTGACCGGGATGGCCCTCACCGCGGTCGGCTGGAGTGTCTCCAGCCAGTCGTGGGCCGTCGCCGACACCCGCGGATCCGATGTGGTTCCGCTGCCCGAGCTCGACGGCCGCGTGGAGACCTCGGCCTCCGCCACCTCGGGCTTCGGGCACGACTTCGGGCGCATGATCACCGGCGATCCCTGGGGCGTGCTGCGCCCCGGCTCTGTGCGCGACATCCAGAAGATCGTGCGCTACGCCCGCAAGAACGAGCTGAAGGTGGCCGTCAACGGCCGGTCCGGCACCGGCGACGACCTCGAATCGCACTCCAGCTACGGCCAGGCCCTGGTCCCCGGCGGCATCGCGATCGACGCGCGCGGCCTCTCGAAGATTCTGGACGTCGACTCCGAGCGCGCCGTGGTCGAGGCCGGCGTCACCTGGGCGCAGCTGACCGACGCGGCACTCGAAAAGGGACTCACCCCGCCCGCCCTCACCGACTACCTGCACCTGTCGGTGGGCGGCACCCTCAGCGTCGGCGGCATCGGCGGAACCGTCCGCGAGCACGGCCTGCAGGTCGACACGGTGGAGTCCGTCGACGTCGTCACCGGCGAGGGCCGGCTGGAGCACGCCTCACCGTGGCGCAACGCCGACCTGTTCTACGCCGTCCTCGCCGGCGGCGGCCAGTGCGGCATCATCGTCCGCGCAACGGTGAAGATGCAGCGGGCACCGGAGCGGGCGCTGATGTGCAGCCTGTTCTACACCGACCGCGACACCTGGATGGCCGACAGCGAGCGGATCATGCGCACCCGCCGCTTCGACGCCCAGGCCGGGGAAATGCTGCTCAACCCCGAAGGCACCGGCTGGATGTACAAGATCGAGGGCGTCGCCTTCCACAAGGAGGGAAAGGCCCCCGACACCGACCGGCTGCTGCGCGGACTGCGCGACGACCGCGGCTCCGCCGACATCCAGAAGATGTCCTACCGCGACTACGCGTTCCGCCTCGACCCCTACGAGGCCTACCTCAAGGACGCCGGGTACTGGAAGGCCGCCAAGCCCTGGCTGAGCCTGTTCCTTCCGGCCTCGAAGACCGACCGGTTCCTGCGCGAGGCGGAGCGGGAGCTGGACGCCGCCGACATCGGCGCCGGCTTCCTGCTCGTCTATCCGTACAAGACCCGCAAGATCACCCGGCCGCTGGCGGTGCAGCCCGACGAGCGGGAGGGCTACCTGTTCGACCTGCTGCGGTTCCCCGCGCCGGACGGCTCCGACATCGAGGGCATGCTCCGCCAGAACCGCCGGCTGCACGACACGGCCGTGCGGATGGGCGCCAAACGCTACCTCGTGGGCGCGATCCCGGACATGAGCCGCCGGGACTGGCGCGAGCACTTCGGCCACCACTACTGGTGGTTCCGGTTCGCCAAGCGCCGGCACGACCCCGACAACGTCCTCACTCCCGGCCAGGGGTTCTTCGGCTGA
- a CDS encoding SRPBCC family protein, producing the protein MKNYDRIDEAVIEAPPAAVWEALISEFRGAARWWVPHNTYALLSGSPDEVGGEVEVTVHTRGADRGGLKLRFVSRTRSVEPDRMLAVEYVSGVFRGPSEFWLTPLDDGARTRLAMHFRGRPHGWLRLLSGVAPLDREHSAGTQAAFAELARRLAGAHGSETGKESV; encoded by the coding sequence ATGAAGAACTACGACCGCATCGACGAGGCGGTGATCGAGGCGCCTCCCGCAGCCGTGTGGGAGGCGCTGATCTCCGAGTTCCGCGGCGCCGCCCGGTGGTGGGTGCCGCACAACACCTATGCCCTGCTTTCCGGCTCGCCCGACGAGGTGGGCGGCGAGGTCGAGGTCACCGTGCACACGCGCGGCGCCGACCGCGGCGGGCTCAAGTTGAGGTTCGTCTCGCGGACCCGCTCGGTGGAGCCCGACCGCATGCTGGCGGTGGAGTACGTCTCCGGGGTGTTCCGCGGACCGAGCGAGTTCTGGCTGACTCCCCTCGACGACGGTGCTCGCACGCGCCTGGCGATGCACTTCCGGGGGCGGCCGCACGGCTGGCTGCGGCTGCTCTCCGGCGTCGCACCGCTCGACCGCGAGCACTCGGCCGGCACGCAGGCGGCCTTCGCCGAACTCGCGCGGCGGCTGGCCGGCGCGCACGGCTCGGAGACCGGAAAGGAGAGCGTCTGA
- a CDS encoding alpha/beta fold hydrolase produces the protein MSDTTTEPAAAATAAGEGTVVADDGARLAVTVLEPVPAHSPFSSAAAGLPTAVLAHGWGAGRRVWGTVADRLIRGGHRVVLYDQRGHGGSGTGTEPIAVDRLGRDLAAVLEAVGAERAVVVGHSGGGFAALAHTSGGSESAKRRVGGLVLVSTAAHDQDTPEGEVRMMGSPLFSRALARPALGRRLLAQTMGKGADPRLLEVHRQMFAATPAQVRASCFRCSRGMDLREPLASVAVPAVVLAGAQDRTIAPRLGAAVAEALPEARFAESAGIGHMLPLEAPSAVVEAVSEVAAAVDGGRLRAYR, from the coding sequence ATGTCGGATACGACCACCGAACCGGCCGCCGCCGCGACCGCGGCAGGAGAGGGCACGGTCGTCGCCGACGACGGCGCGCGGTTGGCCGTCACCGTCCTGGAGCCGGTCCCGGCCCACAGCCCCTTCTCCTCCGCCGCCGCGGGCCTGCCCACGGCGGTGCTGGCCCACGGCTGGGGCGCCGGCCGCCGCGTCTGGGGCACGGTCGCCGACCGCCTCATCCGCGGCGGCCACCGCGTCGTGCTATACGACCAGCGGGGGCACGGCGGCTCCGGAACGGGTACGGAGCCGATCGCCGTCGACCGGCTCGGCAGGGACCTGGCCGCGGTCCTGGAGGCCGTCGGCGCCGAGCGGGCGGTCGTCGTCGGACACTCCGGCGGCGGCTTCGCCGCGCTGGCCCACACCTCGGGCGGCTCGGAGTCCGCGAAGCGGCGCGTGGGCGGACTCGTCCTGGTGAGCACGGCCGCCCACGACCAGGACACGCCCGAGGGCGAGGTCCGCATGATGGGCAGCCCGCTATTCTCCCGGGCGCTGGCCCGTCCGGCGCTGGGGCGGAGGCTGCTCGCCCAGACCATGGGCAAGGGCGCGGACCCGCGCCTGCTGGAGGTCCACCGCCAGATGTTCGCCGCGACACCCGCGCAGGTGCGTGCCTCCTGCTTCCGGTGCTCGCGCGGCATGGACCTGCGCGAGCCGCTCGCGTCGGTCGCGGTTCCGGCTGTGGTGCTGGCCGGGGCCCAGGACCGCACGATCGCGCCGCGGCTCGGCGCGGCGGTCGCCGAGGCGCTGCCCGAGGCGCGGTTCGCGGAGTCGGCCGGCATCGGCCACATGCTGCCGCTGGAGGCGCCCTCGGCCGTGGTGGAGGCTGTCTCGGAGGTGGCCGCGGCGGTGGACGGCGGACGCCTACGGGCCTACCGGTGA
- a CDS encoding 4'-phosphopantetheinyl transferase family protein encodes MIEDLLTADCAVAEAFDDSAAVALFPQEAALMEGRVARRRRQFATGRSCARRALGRLGVPPAPLLPGPGGAPVWPQGVVGSITHCDGYLAAAVAPARAVAAVGIDAEPALPLPEGVLSLVAGPEEQEALSAFGTEGAAACRDRLLFSAKEAVYKAWYPRARRWSALREIRVVLDPGGTFTARPPARGPAGAAQHDYSGRWLVRSGLLLAAVLEPAPAGHPSRLFRLSS; translated from the coding sequence GTGATCGAGGACCTGCTCACGGCGGACTGCGCGGTCGCCGAGGCGTTCGACGACTCCGCCGCTGTAGCGCTGTTTCCGCAGGAGGCGGCGCTGATGGAGGGGCGGGTGGCGCGGCGGCGCCGGCAGTTCGCGACCGGGCGGTCGTGCGCCCGCCGCGCACTCGGCCGCCTGGGCGTGCCGCCCGCCCCTCTGCTTCCGGGGCCGGGCGGCGCGCCCGTGTGGCCGCAGGGCGTGGTCGGCAGCATCACGCACTGCGACGGCTACCTGGCCGCCGCCGTGGCCCCCGCCCGCGCGGTGGCGGCGGTGGGCATCGACGCGGAGCCCGCCCTGCCCCTGCCGGAGGGGGTCCTCTCCCTGGTGGCCGGGCCCGAGGAGCAGGAGGCGCTGTCGGCCTTCGGTACCGAGGGAGCCGCGGCCTGCCGCGACCGGCTGCTGTTCAGCGCGAAGGAGGCGGTCTACAAGGCGTGGTACCCGCGGGCCCGGCGGTGGTCGGCGCTGCGGGAGATCCGCGTCGTGCTCGACCCCGGCGGCACGTTCACGGCCCGGCCGCCGGCCCGCGGTCCGGCGGGCGCTGCGCAGCACGACTACAGCGGCCGCTGGCTGGTGCGGTCGGGGCTGCTGCTGGCCGCGGTGCTGGAGCCGGCGCCGGCCGGGCACCCGTCCCGGCTGTTTCGGCTCAGCTCTTGA
- a CDS encoding AraC family transcriptional regulator, whose translation MDALTALLESPKARGAFLLRSMFTPPWSLRVEDRAPVSVVTMVRGDAWIIPEHGTPTPLHPGDVAAVRGPRPYTLADSLATPAQVTVGPEQRCTTSAGEDVTEYMSLGIRTWGDGLHDGASVMLSGTYQAPSEIGRRLLTTMPELLVQEADAGDATLVSLLAAEIHREKLGQQLVLDRLLDLLLVSVLRNWLATDGDSAPAWYRAQGDPVVGPALRLVHENPAHAWTVAALAAKVGASRAGFARRFTSLVGQPPMAYLTSWRLTLAADLLHEPDATVDAVSRRVGYSSAFALSAAFKREHGMSPQEYRTRGQAAPPRPRGEAPRAVLLKS comes from the coding sequence ATGGACGCGCTCACCGCTCTGTTGGAGAGTCCGAAGGCACGCGGGGCGTTCCTGCTCCGCTCGATGTTCACACCGCCGTGGTCGCTGCGCGTGGAGGACCGGGCTCCCGTCTCGGTCGTGACCATGGTGCGCGGCGACGCCTGGATCATCCCCGAGCACGGCACCCCGACCCCGCTGCACCCGGGAGACGTGGCCGCCGTCCGCGGTCCGCGGCCCTACACGCTGGCCGACTCCCTCGCCACCCCGGCGCAGGTCACCGTCGGCCCCGAGCAGCGCTGCACCACGTCGGCGGGGGAGGACGTCACCGAGTACATGTCCCTCGGCATCCGCACGTGGGGCGACGGCCTCCACGACGGCGCCTCGGTGATGTTGAGCGGCACCTACCAGGCGCCCAGCGAGATCGGGCGGCGGCTGCTGACCACGATGCCCGAACTGCTCGTGCAGGAGGCCGACGCCGGCGACGCCACCCTGGTGTCGCTGCTCGCCGCCGAGATCCACCGCGAGAAACTCGGCCAGCAGCTCGTGCTGGACCGGCTGCTGGACCTGCTGCTGGTCAGCGTGCTGCGCAACTGGCTGGCAACGGACGGCGACAGCGCCCCCGCCTGGTATCGGGCCCAAGGCGACCCCGTCGTCGGCCCGGCACTGCGGCTGGTCCACGAGAACCCCGCGCACGCCTGGACGGTGGCGGCGCTGGCCGCCAAGGTCGGTGCCTCCCGGGCCGGCTTCGCGCGCCGGTTCACCTCCCTCGTGGGGCAGCCGCCCATGGCCTACCTCACAAGCTGGCGCCTGACCCTGGCGGCCGACCTGCTGCACGAGCCCGACGCCACCGTCGACGCCGTGTCCCGGCGCGTCGGCTACAGCAGCGCGTTCGCGTTGAGCGCGGCGTTCAAGCGCGAGCACGGCATGAGCCCGCAGGAGTACCGCACCCGCGGCCAGGCCGCGCCCCCGCGGCCGCGTGGCGAGGCGCCGCGGGCGGTGCTGCTCAAGAGCTGA
- a CDS encoding anthrone oxygenase family protein, producing MELAQLSLAAATVATGMVAGLFFVFSCAVMPALRRTSDQVFVEVMQRINAAILNGWFLLVFLGAPLATALTAVLALSGRNERLLSPVTAALALYLAMIVVTRAFNIRMNNELARAGDSGRGAAAARRRFEGPWNRWNHVRTLLSTASACCLVWALATGAGAAAAG from the coding sequence ATGGAACTTGCGCAGTTGTCGCTGGCGGCGGCGACGGTGGCGACCGGAATGGTCGCGGGGCTCTTCTTCGTCTTCTCGTGCGCGGTGATGCCCGCTCTGCGCCGCACCTCGGATCAGGTGTTCGTCGAGGTCATGCAGCGCATCAACGCCGCGATCCTGAACGGCTGGTTCCTGCTCGTGTTCCTGGGCGCCCCGCTCGCCACGGCTCTCACCGCGGTGCTGGCGCTGTCGGGCCGAAACGAGCGGCTGCTGTCCCCGGTGACGGCGGCCCTCGCGCTCTACCTGGCGATGATCGTCGTCACGCGGGCGTTCAACATCCGGATGAACAACGAACTGGCCCGCGCGGGCGACTCCGGCCGCGGCGCGGCGGCCGCACGGCGCCGGTTCGAGGGGCCGTGGAACCGGTGGAACCACGTCCGCACCCTGCTGTCGACGGCGTCCGCGTGCTGCCTGGTCTGGGCGCTGGCCACGGGTGCGGGGGCGGCCGCTGCGGGGTGA